The genome window GTGCGCTCACGCCGATTGGCAACGATTTGCAAACATTCTGGAAAAATCTGACGGCCGGTGTCAGCGGCGCGGCGCCGATCACGCATTTCGATGCCAGCCAGTTCCGCACCCAGTTTGCCTGCGAACTGAAAAATTTTGATCCGCTGGATCATCTGGATCGCAAAGAAGCCAAACGGATGGACCCGTACACCCAATATGCCATGGTTTGCGCGGCCGAAGCCATTCGCGATGCCGGAATGGATCTGGAAAAACTGGATAAAGATCGCATTGGCGTCATTTGGGCATCGGGTATCGGCGGACTGAACACCTTTCAGGAAGAGATCAGCAAATACGCCACCGGCGACGGGCGACCGCGTTTCAACCCGTTTTTTATCCCGAAAAAAATTGCCAACATCGCTTCCGGCATGATTTCCATGGAATACAAATTTCGCGGTATAAATCTGGCGACGGTAACAGCCTGCGCCTCGTCCACCAATGCGTTGATCGATGCGTTCAACTACATCCGGCTGGGCAAGGCGAATATCATCGTTTCCGGCGGATCGGAAGCGGCGGTAACTGCGGCGGGTATCGGCGGTTTCAACGCGATGAAAGCGCTCTCCGAACGGAACGATTCACCGGAAACGGCATCGCGCCCGTTTGACGTGGATCGCGACGGATTTGTGCTCGGCGAAGGTGCCGGATGCCTGATTCTGGAAGATCTGGATCATGCCAAAGCACGCGGTGCCAAGATTTACGCGGAAGTAATCGGCGGCGGTATCAGCGCGGATGCGTATCACCTGACCGGGACACACCCGGAAGGCGAAGGCGCGGTTTTGGCGATGACCGCAGCGCTGGACGATGCGCAAATTACGCCGGCGGATGTCGATCACATCAACATGCATGCAACTTCCACGCCGCTCGGCGATGTGAGCGAAGCGAAAGCGATTCACCGGTTGTTCAAACATTCGCTGGATAAAGTTAACCTCAGTGCCACCAAATCGATGACCGGACACCTGCTCGGCGCAGCGGGTGCAGCGGAAAGCATCGCAGCAGTGCTGTCCATTGTGGACGGCGTTATTCCGCCGACAATTAACACCAAAAATATCGATCCGGAAATGCCGGAGGGATTGAATTACACCCTCGGCAAAGCCGTAAAACGCCCGGTGAATATTGCGATGAGCAACACCTTTGGTTTTGGCGGACACAATGCCATTACTGTTTTCCAGAAATTTGAGGACTGATTTTTTGCACAAAAAAAACCGGGCGAGAGTTTTCGCCCGGTTTTTTTAAACGATCTTCTTCTGTTACAAATTTCCTTCCAAAATTCCAGCATCCGGTTATACCTGTGAATCAGCGCCGCATTATCAGCAAAGCCGTGTTTGCGCATGGGATAGAACATCATATCAAACATGATGTTGTGCTGGATCAACTCCTCGATAAACGCCCAACTGTTTTGCGGATGCACGTTATCGTCATACGTGCCGTGCACCAGCAGCAGCCGGCCGTGCAGATTTTTGGCGGTTTTCACAAACGAGGTTTTTTCGTAGCCTTCCGGGTTGTCCTGCGGGCGTTTCATGGCAAATTCGCCCCATTTGGTGTCGTAATAATGCCAGTCGGTTACCGGTGCGCCGGAGATACCCGCCTTAAATTCCTGCGTATTCGTGAGCAAGTTCAGCGTAAAACTGCCGCCGCCGCTCCAGCCCCAAACGCCCACACGATCCGCATCGATATACGGCTGATTTTTCAGCCAGCGGATGCCATCGACGATATCCGCCACTTCTCGGGGACCGGACATCAGCAAGTTGAGGCGATTTTCCAGTTTTTTGCTGATCGCTGTGGCGGCGGGGTGGTCAAATCGCACCACGAGATATCCGGCATCTAACAGCATGTTATCAAAGAAGATAGAGCTGCCACGCCACTGGTTGAACACCGTCGGCGCAGAAGGTCCGGCATACACATAATAAATCAGCGGATATTTTTTGGACGGATCAAAATCCTTTGGTTTCAAAATTTCCGCGGGCATCGGGAAGCCGTCGGTAGTCGGAATCGTGAACAATTCCGGATATTGCAGATCAAATTTACTCAACAGTTCCGGTCGCGGTTTGGCAATGGTGTGCAGCAATTTGCCGTTTTTGTCGTGCAGCGTGAGTTCGGGCATGGTGCGGATATCTGAAAAATTATCGAAATAATATTCGCCGTTCGGCGAGAAGAAAATCTGGTGCACGCCATCGCGTTTGGTGAGTCGCTGCATGTTTTTGCCGTTCATTTTCACGCGGTACAAATGCCGCTCCACCGAAGATTTTTCCAGCGCCGTAAAATACACCCAACCGTTTTTTTCATCGATCGATGAAACGGATTGGCGAAACCAGAAAACGCCGCCGGATGAGCGCAGCGCCCATTCGCCTTTGGTGACCGCCGTGGCATTTTTGCCGTCCATCCCGATGCGATACAAATGCGCGTATCCGCTGCGTTCGGACTGCCACAGAAAATGTTGGTTGTCTTTCAGAAAATACAAATCGTCGTTGATGTTCACCCACGCCGTGTCGGTTTCGCTCATCACAAACGATGCTTTGGCGTCGCTGCGATCCACAAAATAAAGCTCCAGTTCGGTCTGGGCGCGATTCATCGTTTGCACGCTCACCCGTTTGCCGTCCGGCAGCCATTTTACCCGGCAAATGTATTCGTAGCCGTGATTGTCGATTTCCATCCACACGGGTTCAGGATTATCAATTTCGACCAGGCCAACATGCACCAGCGGATTCGGCGTGCCGACTTTGGGGTAGCGCTGGGTGATCACGCGCGGCACCTGCGGTTTGAAATCAACGTAATGCATCAAATCCACCATCGATTCAT of Calditrichia bacterium contains these proteins:
- the fabF gene encoding beta-ketoacyl-ACP synthase II encodes the protein MTLKRVVVTGMGALTPIGNDLQTFWKNLTAGVSGAAPITHFDASQFRTQFACELKNFDPLDHLDRKEAKRMDPYTQYAMVCAAEAIRDAGMDLEKLDKDRIGVIWASGIGGLNTFQEEISKYATGDGRPRFNPFFIPKKIANIASGMISMEYKFRGINLATVTACASSTNALIDAFNYIRLGKANIIVSGGSEAAVTAAGIGGFNAMKALSERNDSPETASRPFDVDRDGFVLGEGAGCLILEDLDHAKARGAKIYAEVIGGGISADAYHLTGTHPEGEGAVLAMTAALDDAQITPADVDHINMHATSTPLGDVSEAKAIHRLFKHSLDKVNLSATKSMTGHLLGAAGAAESIAAVLSIVDGVIPPTINTKNIDPEMPEGLNYTLGKAVKRPVNIAMSNTFGFGGHNAITVFQKFED
- a CDS encoding S9 family peptidase, with amino-acid sequence MRFPRFATIWRNLLAALSIILLVSAAAQQPEKMTAEWIYSAAGKAVDDVPKFTWLSDNSAVLFDLRVPKAERNFERLDPKSGKRTPMIDRAAAIASLQSLVGEADSTSRLAWPLEFNEQGSYASYLFNNDIFVLDIAKSAFRQLTKTDAAEKSVRFSPDGQKLAFVRNNDLYVFDIAHGKEIRLTKTGSETILNGTVSWVYWEEIFGRQDLGYWWSPDSRALAFLQTDESMVDLMHYVDFKPQVPRVITQRYPKVGTPNPLVHVGLVEIDNPEPVWMEIDNHGYEYICRVKWLPDGKRVSVQTMNRAQTELELYFVDRSDAKASFVMSETDTAWVNINDDLYFLKDNQHFLWQSERSGYAHLYRIGMDGKNATAVTKGEWALRSSGGVFWFRQSVSSIDEKNGWVYFTALEKSSVERHLYRVKMNGKNMQRLTKRDGVHQIFFSPNGEYYFDNFSDIRTMPELTLHDKNGKLLHTIAKPRPELLSKFDLQYPELFTIPTTDGFPMPAEILKPKDFDPSKKYPLIYYVYAGPSAPTVFNQWRGSSIFFDNMLLDAGYLVVRFDHPAATAISKKLENRLNLLMSGPREVADIVDGIRWLKNQPYIDADRVGVWGWSGGGSFTLNLLTNTQEFKAGISGAPVTDWHYYDTKWGEFAMKRPQDNPEGYEKTSFVKTAKNLHGRLLLVHGTYDDNVHPQNSWAFIEELIQHNIMFDMMFYPMRKHGFADNAALIHRYNRMLEFWKEICNRRRSFKKTGRKLSPGFFCAKNQSSNFWKTVMALCPPKPKVLLIAIFTGRFTALPRV